Below is a genomic region from Methanococcus vannielii SB.
TAAAAAATATAAATTTAGGGAATTGGTGGAGCCTTACGAAAAAAACTATGTCCGATTTTCAGTCTGGAAAAATCGGGAAGGAACTCTACTTTATAAACTAAGCGACTATCGACAAAAACTTCCTGAGGAAAATTCTTGGGAGCAAGTGTATTCTTATTTTGTTATACACCCGAAAAAATTTCCAGAAATTAAAAGTATAGTTTTAAAAACGGTAAAAGAAAAAAATTTAATTTTATAATAATTTTATTTTAAACTTTATTTAAATATTAATTTTATTCTTTATTTTCGTCTTTTTCACTTTCAATGCTTCTTCCGTATTCTCTTGCAAGGTCTTTATATGCGTCCATGTCATCATCCTTTACAGATGGTGCAATTCTATTTAATGCACCTTTAAAGTGCTTTAAAAATACTTCTTTTGAATTAATGTCTTCCCTAAGTGCAATCATTGCAGCTTCCCTACATACTGCTTCAATATCCGCACCGGTATATCCTTTAGTTTCGGTTGCAAGCGCTTTTAAATCAACATCTTTTGAAAGAGGCATTGATTTTGCATGTACTTTGAATATTTCATACCTTGCATTTTCATCAGGCACTTGAACTAAAACTATCCTATCAAGTCTTCCAGGTCTTAATAAAGCTTGGTCTAAAATATCGGGCCTATTTGTTGCAGCAATTATCACGACATCTTTTGGTTCTTCAAGGCCATCAAGTTCGGTTAAAAGCTGATTTACGACCTTTTCAGTAACTCCACTACTTCCAAAGTCCATTCCTCTTTTTGGGGCAACAGAATCGATTTCATCAAAGAATACTACTGTTGGAGCAGCCTGCCGTGCCTTTCTAAATATTTCACGAATTGCCTTTTCACTTTCTCCAACCCACTTACTGAAAATTTCAGGGCCTTTGACACTTATAAAGTTTGCTTCGCTTTCATTTGCAACTGCTTTTGCAAGTAGTGTTTTTCCAGTTCCAGGTGGCCCAAATAATAAAACGCCTTTTGGAGGCCTTATGCCCATTCGTTCAAATATTTCTCTATTTTTAATTGGCCATTCAACAGCTTCTTTTAAATCTTGCTTTATTTCTTCAAGGCCACCTATATCATTCCACCTTACGTTTGGAACTTCTACAAGTACTTCTCTTAATGCAGATGGTTCAACTTCTTTCAATCCGCCAAAAAAGTCGTCTCTTGTAACTTTAATTTTGTCAAGAACCTCTCTTGGAATTTCTTCCTTTTCAAGGTCTATATCTGGTAAAATTCTTCGCAATGTTTTCATCGCAGCTTCTTTTGAAAGTGCTGCTAAGTCAGCCCCTGCAAAACCATGTGTTTTATCTGCAAGTTCCTTTATCATCATTTGGTTAAGTTTTAACTTTACCTTATCTTCCAAATCGTTTTCTTTAAGTATTTTTTCAATCAGTTCTTCTTTGGCAGAATTTTCAACTTTTTTAACTACTTCTTCAATTTTATTTCTATCTAATTCACCAATGAGTTCATTTAATACTGAAATAACATTATTTTTTTCATAATCTGGTTGAAGAGGCATATTTCTTGTATGAATTTGAAGAATTTCTTTTCTTGCAGTTCTATCAGGAATACCTATTGTAAGCTCACGGTCAAGCCTTCCAGGTCTTCTAAGCGCCATATCTATTGAATCAGGTCTATTAGTTGCAGCAAGGATTACAACCTGGCCCCTACTTTCAAGACCATCTAATAATGTTAAAAGCTGTGCAACCATTCTTCTTTCAACTTCACCGCTTGCTTCATCTCTTTTTGGTGCAACTGCATCGATTTCATCGATAAATATTATTGAAGGCGAGTTTTCTTCTGCTTCTTCAAATATCTTTCTTAAGTTTTCTTCAGTTTCTCCAACGTACTTACTCATGATTTCTGGGCCGTTAATAGTGTAGAAATTAGCACCAGCTTCATTTGCAACTGCTTTTGCAAGTAGTGTTTTTCCAGTTCCAGGGGGCCCTGCAAGTAAAACTCCTTTTGGAGGTTCGATTCCAAGTTTATCAAATAATTCAGGGTACCGCATTGGAAGTTCAACCATTTCCCTGATTTTTTTAACTTCTTCTTTTAATCCACCGATATCTTCATATGTTACATTTGGAACTTTAGTTTCTTTTAATTCAGTAACAGGTTCGGTTTTAAGTTCAATTTGGGTGTATTCGTTAATTTTTACCGGCCCTTTTGGCGTAGTGCCCGTTACAATGAAAGGGAACGCTGTTCCAAGTACCCCTATTACTACTTTTGAACCTTTATCTACAACTTGTTCAACTAGCCTACTTCCAACGTAACTTTCAAAGCCAGTACTAAATCTTACGGCCTGCATTGGAGCTAAAGTTATTTTTTTAGCTTCTTTTACTTCTACTACAGTAATTTTTACCTTATCGCCGATTCCTGCTTTGGTATTCTGTCTTAAAATACCATCCATCCTTATTATACCCTTTCCTTGGTCTTCAATGTATCCTCTCCAGACTGTTGCATAGGTTTTTTCTTTTCCAGAAATTTCTATTGCATCACCGGGCTTTAAAGATAACTTTTCCATTGTTAATGGGTCAATTCTTACGATTCCTTTTCCTACATCGCCTTGATAAGCTTCAGCAACCATTAAATCTACCATAGGCACACCTCGCAGATAATTTCGATAACTGTTGATATTTTTCTTAATTAAACATAATAATCATTTGAAGTTCTATATAAATATTTCGTTTTTACGTTAAAATACAATGACACTAAGATTCCCTATTTGAGTCTTGCATATGGTAACGGTAGTATCTTGTAAATCCACAATTCCTACATCGAACATATATTCCATTTTCTGTAATTAATATGTCTTGAGGCCCAAATATTTCGCAACTGTGGCACGTTACATCTTTTTGAAGTATCCAGTTGTCATACTTTCTTTTTGTAGTTAATTCTTCTTTTATGGTACGTTCATCTTCAATATCTGCTTTTTTAATTATATAATATCTTGTAGCATTACAGTTAGCACATTTGACGAAAGATTGACTTGGATAGATTTCGATGATTTGGTCTATTATTTTCCCACAGTTATAACATTTTGTTACATGGCTTAATCTCCAGTTTTCCATGAAATCCCCCCTTTTGTTATAAATTTAAATTATATGGGTGAGAATATTTATAAATTTCTAAAAAACGTTAAAAGATGTTATGTTAGTAAATATTTTGAAAAAAAGCAAGAAAAAAGCGAAATTACTTTTTAAAGTAATTTACAGCATTTTTAAATATTTGCATATTGCATTCAATAAATTTTGAAAGCATTTCACCATTTCTTTTTGCAATTTCACGTTTAAGGTGGAATTCAGGTTCATTAGTTGAATATAATGCTCTTTCAGGGTGTGGCATTAATCCAAATATTCGCCCAGTTTCATCACAAATTCCCGCAATATCATAAAGTGCACCATTTGGATTTAAAGGGTACTCTAAATTTGCAAAATCTCCTGATTCGTTACAGTAAGTAAATACAATTTGGTTATTTTCCTTTAACTTTTCAAATGTTTCAATATCACAATAAAATCTACCTTCACCGTGAGCTATTGGGACATGGAGAACATCGATACCCTTTGTAAATATACATATGGAGTTATTTTCTTTAATATGAACCCATCTACATTCATATCTATTATTTAAATTTGATTGAAGTGCAGAAATCCTATCTCCATAATTTTTGTCAGGTATTTTAAACAAACCTAGATTAGTCATAACCTGAAAACCGTTACAAATACCAAGAATGAGTTTTCCAGAGTCAATAAATTCTTTCAGGTCTTCAAACAAGTTATTTTTAATTTTGTTCGCAAATGCATTTCCTGAACCGGTATCATCCCCGTATGAAAATCCGCCTGGAAACATTATTATTTCATAATCTTTCATTTTCTTTTTTCCGGCTATTAAATCGTTAATATGCACAATATCTGTTTTTGCACCTGCCAATTGAAATGCATGTGCAGTTTCTGCTTCGCAGTTTATGCCGTATCCAGACATTATAAGTACTTTTGGAACCACTTTTATCACCAGAATATTATTAAAAGTCCTTAAATCTCTTTTTATATACTTCTTCCATTCTTTCAAGGCTCGTATTTATTATTATTTCGTTTTTATGTTTAACTACGAAGTCTTTTTCAGTAACCTTGCCTATTTTTTGAATTTCAAATTCTTCCATTAATTTTTCAAATTCTTTTTCGTTTTCAGGTGCGACAGTCACGATAAATCTTGACTGAGTTTCTGAATAGAGTATTTTTTCTAAGGATAAAGACTCATTTGGAATAACTGCAGAATCAATAACCGCACCAAGTTTTCCAGCAATTGCCATTTTTGAAAGAGTAATTAATATGCCTCCTAACGTAACTGACGCACATGAACTTAAAATCTTATTATTACTTAACTCGTAAATCCTTTCATAGAGTTTTCTTGCATATTTAGCATCTACTTTTGGAGATTTTGAACCGAGTTTTGAAAATGCATGGTAAAACTCGCTTCCCCCGCATTCGTCGTAAGTTTTACCGATTATATAAATTGAATCACCAACTAATTTAAACTCCATTGTATTGGTGTTTTCCACATCATCTATTACTGAAAGTGCAGAAATCATGAGTGTTGGAAGTGCAGAAATTTTTATTGGATTGTTATTTTCGTCAAATCCTTTAAAGTCATTGAACATACTATCTTTTCCAGATATAAACGGTGTTAAATATATTTTTGCGTAATCATAGCATGCCCTAGCAGTTTCTTTTAACTGGAAAAGTCTTTCAGGTTCATCAGAACTGCACCAGCAGAAGTTGTCCATTATTGCAAGGTGGTTTATATTTCCGCCAACAGCAACACAGTTTCTAATTGCAGTATCGATTGCACAAGCTGCCATATCATAGCAGTTTATTTCGCTTAACCTTGGATAGAGCGATTGACTCATAACAAGTCCTTTTTTGCTTGTTAAAACTGGTTTTATAACTGAAGCAGTTCCATTTACCCGGCCAATTCCTTGAAGCGGTTTTACTACGGAATTGTTTTGGACTTCATGATCGTACTGTTTTGAAATATATTCAAAACTGCAGTTATTGTGGTTTCCAAGTATTTTTTCAAAAATTTCCAAGTGGTTTATAATATTAATTTCTGGTTCTTCTTTATTGTACAAATAAGGTATTGTATGAAGTTTTTTCTTTGGAAGGCCTTCGTGTAAAAACTCCATATCTAAATCCATTATGGTTTTATTATTATATTTTACAACAGCCCTATCTGTCTCATTAAATTTACCAATTACGACAGATTCAACGCCTCTTATTTTCATAAGTTCCATGAATTCGTTTAATTTTTCATCGGGAACGGAAAGGGTTATTCTTTCTTGAGATTCGCTTATCCATATTTCCCAAGGTTCTAATCCCGGATACTTTAAAGGAACTTTTTCAAGTTCTACAACAAATCCTCCGCATTCTTTTGCCATTTCAGCAACAGAACATGAAATTCCGCCTGCACCGTTATCGGTAATACTATTATAAAGTCCTAAATCCCTAGCTTCTTTTATTATTGCATCAGATGCTTTTTTCTGGGTTATTGGGTCACCAATCTGAACTGCTGTTGCAGGGCTTCCTTCATCCATAGCCTCCGAAGAAAACGTTGCACCATGAATTCCGTCTTTTCCAACCCTTCCACCAATTACAACGATATTATCTCCTTTCTGGGCCTGTTTTTCATGACTTAACGCCCCATTTGGAAGTTTTCTTGGGATTAATCCAATCGTTCCAACAAAAACAAGTGGTTTTCCTTTGTAGGAATCATCGAAATAAACAAAACCAGTTGGTGTTGGAATTCCTGAATGATTTCCACCAACATTTACTCCGTGTACAACTCCTTCAAGAATTTTTTTAGGAAGTAATGCAGGATTGCTTTTATTTTTCCCCCTATAGACTATATTCCTATCTTCCGGCCTTCCAACACAAAAACCGTACTTATTTGCAATTGGAAGGGCGCCAAGTCCAAAACCCATCGTATCACGATTTACCCCAACAATTCCAGTAATTGCCCCACCAAATGGGTCGAGTGCAGAAGGGCTGTTATGGGTCTCAGCTTTGTCAGTTACCATCCAATTTTCATCAAATATGATTCCACCGGAATTATCTGAAAATACAGATATACAAAAATCCCTTTCACCGAGCTCTTTTCTAATTTCATTTGTGGCATTTCGGATATATTTTTTAAATATCCCTTCTTTTACATCCTCGTCAATTTCTGATGCAAAAATAGTATGCTTACAGTGTTCTGACCACGTTTGAGCAATAGCTTCAATTTCAATATCATTTGGATTTCTTCCTTCTTTTTTAAAGTAGTCTTTAATTGCAGTAAGGTATTCAATGTCAAGTGCTAATGGCCCTCGTCTTTCTAAGGTATCGGGATCTAAAATTCCTTTTTTACCTATTTCAATTAATTCTTCATCGCTAACGTTTAGATTTACTTCAATTACTTTTGGTTTGGCTGTTAAATGTACTTTTGGAACAATAAATTCCATTCCATTATTTTTAACATATTCATCGTAGGTTTTTATATGATATCTTTCGATTAAAACGTTTATTAGTTCTTTAGCCAGCTTTTCAACGTCTTCATAGGTTAATTTTTTTAAATTTCCAGTAATATACACCGTTTTTGAAGAAAAGACTTTACTAAGCCCTATATCGATTTTTAAAAGGTCGTTAATTATTTCAGTAGTTGTATTTGCAACATTATCTGTAACGCCTGGTAAAAACCCTAATTCAAGTGCAAAATCAAACTTTTTATTAAATGGCGTATTTACTCTTGAAAATTCTATAACTGGATTATAAAGGGAATTTGCAATCATTTGAATTTCTTCACTTGAAAAATCGTAATCTAGCGTATAAATTCTACTTACATCAATAGATACGTTGTATCCAAGTCCTAAAAGCTTTTTTTCAATATTCACTGCTTCAGAACTTTTTTCTTTCGTATCGATTGCGATTCTAAATGTTTTCTGTCCTTTTTTAGTACTTTCAATCTGCATGAATAAATCCCTCTTATTAGTCAAAGGTAGTAGTAACTTAACGTATAAATTTTTATGTCAAATACCAATAATAGTAAAAATTAGATGAATTCAAGGTTTAAATAAATAACATAATACAAATAAATTAAAGTTTAAACCATATTTTAAATGTAAAAACTTGAAAAAAGTATTTATTTTTTTGCGGCGCCTGCATCCTCAAAACCCTGTCTTAAGCCTTTTCCAGCATTTTTCTGTAAAAATTCCGGTTTAAATAGTATATAATATACATTTTCGGCATGCTCTTCTGCCCGCTTTTTTGCAAGCCAGTCCAGTTCTTTTCCATCTTTTGCTTCGTCTTCATGGACAAATACTTCTATAATGTGCTTATTTGTAAGCAGTTGGGCTACCATGAGTCCTTGCGATGCCTCATGCGCACAAACTTTATCTTTATCTTTTCCACCGGGCATTCCAAGTGCCATTGTAATTTCGCAGCCTCTTTCGTCCATTAATTTTTTACAAGCTACGGGTAAATCCTTCATTCCTGGAACCGTATATCTTATTATTTCTATTTTTGAAGTAAGTTCATTTAACTTTTTTATCGCAGCAGAGGCCATATCTACCCTTGCAAACGTAGTATCTACAATACCAACTTTGATAGCCATATTTATCCCTAGTTTAACATTATTAAAATAAATTAATAATTTAAACTATAAAAACATGCCTTTGGAATTTTTTAGAACCTAACTTGATTAAATG
It encodes:
- a CDS encoding DUF3012 domain-containing protein, which codes for MDILKNALFEEISSPNISISSAISKYILKLRDYEKNEWNLNDPYEYAKFCIHTMFIIRMIEKEINVSNLTKKEKETLEIVKKYKFRELVEPYEKNYVRFSVWKNREGTLLYKLSDYRQKLPEENSWEQVYSYFVIHPKKFPEIKSIVLKTVKEKNLIL
- a CDS encoding CDC48 family AAA ATPase, with the protein product MVDLMVAEAYQGDVGKGIVRIDPLTMEKLSLKPGDAIEISGKEKTYATVWRGYIEDQGKGIIRMDGILRQNTKAGIGDKVKITVVEVKEAKKITLAPMQAVRFSTGFESYVGSRLVEQVVDKGSKVVIGVLGTAFPFIVTGTTPKGPVKINEYTQIELKTEPVTELKETKVPNVTYEDIGGLKEEVKKIREMVELPMRYPELFDKLGIEPPKGVLLAGPPGTGKTLLAKAVANEAGANFYTINGPEIMSKYVGETEENLRKIFEEAEENSPSIIFIDEIDAVAPKRDEASGEVERRMVAQLLTLLDGLESRGQVVILAATNRPDSIDMALRRPGRLDRELTIGIPDRTARKEILQIHTRNMPLQPDYEKNNVISVLNELIGELDRNKIEEVVKKVENSAKEELIEKILKENDLEDKVKLKLNQMMIKELADKTHGFAGADLAALSKEAAMKTLRRILPDIDLEKEEIPREVLDKIKVTRDDFFGGLKEVEPSALREVLVEVPNVRWNDIGGLEEIKQDLKEAVEWPIKNREIFERMGIRPPKGVLLFGPPGTGKTLLAKAVANESEANFISVKGPEIFSKWVGESEKAIREIFRKARQAAPTVVFFDEIDSVAPKRGMDFGSSGVTEKVVNQLLTELDGLEEPKDVVIIAATNRPDILDQALLRPGRLDRIVLVQVPDENARYEIFKVHAKSMPLSKDVDLKALATETKGYTGADIEAVCREAAMIALREDINSKEVFLKHFKGALNRIAPSVKDDDMDAYKDLAREYGRSIESEKDENKE
- the purQ gene encoding phosphoribosylformylglycinamidine synthase I; translated protein: MVPKVLIMSGYGINCEAETAHAFQLAGAKTDIVHINDLIAGKKKMKDYEIIMFPGGFSYGDDTGSGNAFANKIKNNLFEDLKEFIDSGKLILGICNGFQVMTNLGLFKIPDKNYGDRISALQSNLNNRYECRWVHIKENNSICIFTKGIDVLHVPIAHGEGRFYCDIETFEKLKENNQIVFTYCNESGDFANLEYPLNPNGALYDIAGICDETGRIFGLMPHPERALYSTNEPEFHLKREIAKRNGEMLSKFIECNMQIFKNAVNYFKK
- a CDS encoding phosphoribosylformylglycinamidine synthase subunit PurL, which produces MQIESTKKGQKTFRIAIDTKEKSSEAVNIEKKLLGLGYNVSIDVSRIYTLDYDFSSEEIQMIANSLYNPVIEFSRVNTPFNKKFDFALELGFLPGVTDNVANTTTEIINDLLKIDIGLSKVFSSKTVYITGNLKKLTYEDVEKLAKELINVLIERYHIKTYDEYVKNNGMEFIVPKVHLTAKPKVIEVNLNVSDEELIEIGKKGILDPDTLERRGPLALDIEYLTAIKDYFKKEGRNPNDIEIEAIAQTWSEHCKHTIFASEIDEDVKEGIFKKYIRNATNEIRKELGERDFCISVFSDNSGGIIFDENWMVTDKAETHNSPSALDPFGGAITGIVGVNRDTMGFGLGALPIANKYGFCVGRPEDRNIVYRGKNKSNPALLPKKILEGVVHGVNVGGNHSGIPTPTGFVYFDDSYKGKPLVFVGTIGLIPRKLPNGALSHEKQAQKGDNIVVIGGRVGKDGIHGATFSSEAMDEGSPATAVQIGDPITQKKASDAIIKEARDLGLYNSITDNGAGGISCSVAEMAKECGGFVVELEKVPLKYPGLEPWEIWISESQERITLSVPDEKLNEFMELMKIRGVESVVIGKFNETDRAVVKYNNKTIMDLDMEFLHEGLPKKKLHTIPYLYNKEEPEINIINHLEIFEKILGNHNNCSFEYISKQYDHEVQNNSVVKPLQGIGRVNGTASVIKPVLTSKKGLVMSQSLYPRLSEINCYDMAACAIDTAIRNCVAVGGNINHLAIMDNFCWCSSDEPERLFQLKETARACYDYAKIYLTPFISGKDSMFNDFKGFDENNNPIKISALPTLMISALSVIDDVENTNTMEFKLVGDSIYIIGKTYDECGGSEFYHAFSKLGSKSPKVDAKYARKLYERIYELSNNKILSSCASVTLGGILITLSKMAIAGKLGAVIDSAVIPNESLSLEKILYSETQSRFIVTVAPENEKEFEKLMEEFEIQKIGKVTEKDFVVKHKNEIIINTSLERMEEVYKKRFKDF
- the ribC gene encoding riboflavin synthase, which produces MAIKVGIVDTTFARVDMASAAIKKLNELTSKIEIIRYTVPGMKDLPVACKKLMDERGCEITMALGMPGGKDKDKVCAHEASQGLMVAQLLTNKHIIEVFVHEDEAKDGKELDWLAKKRAEEHAENVYYILFKPEFLQKNAGKGLRQGFEDAGAAKK